The window CGAGCCTGCTCGCGATTGCGTCGGATCAGTCAATAATGATCGTGATCGATCCACCGCTATCGCGAACAGGCTCGCTCCCACATTTGATCCTCGTCGTGGTCAGGATCAGCGCTCAAGGCTCTGCGCGAGTTCCACTAACTGGACAAATTCGGCACGCAGCCCAAACGGATCATCGCCCCGGGCGGAACGGGCCAATTGCGCGGTGTCCTTCAAGCTCATCGTCCCAGTGTAGCGGCCATCCCCCTTGAGCTGTTGGGCGAAGGCGGCCACAGCGGCCGAGAAGCGCAAGTCATCGCTGGCCTTGTCATTTTTTTGCGTGCTGCCGACAGGATGCTCGATCAATCGGCTGCTCCCACCTTCAACGGGCTTGTAGCGCACGCGCAGCATCGCCAACTCCCCTGCCTTGCCCTCCAGCTTGGGTGTGCTCGCATAACGCAACGGTTCCAACCAGCCCTGCTCGCCTTTCGGAACAATTTCATACAAGGCGGTCACCGTGTGTCCGGCGCCTATTTCGCCCGCATCAACCTTGTCGTTGTTGAAATCCTCACGCTTGAGCGCGCGGTTCTCATACCCCAACAGCCGATACTCACTGACCTGAGCGGGGTTGAACTCCACCTGCAACTTCACATCCCGCGCCACCACCGCCAGGGTGGAGCTGAGCTGGTCGACCAATACCTTGCGCGCTTCAAGCAAGTTGTCGATGTAGGCGTAGTTGCCGTCACCGGCATCGGCCAATTGCTCCATCAGATGCTCATTGTAGTTATCCACACCGAAGCCCAGCGTGGTCAGGGATACACCGCTTTTACGCCGGTCCACCGCCATTTGCTTGAGGCTGTCGAAGTCACTGACGCCGACATTGAAGTCGCCATCGGTGGCCAGCAGGATGCGATTGATGCCTTTGTCGATAAAGCTTTCCTGAGCCATCTGATAGGCCAGCTCGATCCCCGACGCACCTGCGGTGGAACCGCCGGCGTCCAACTGATCGATTGCGTTGCGGATCTTGACCTTGTCGCGGCCCGAGGTCGGCTTGAGCACCACCCGGGATTCGCCGGCGTACACCACCAGAGACACCCGGTCCTGCTCGCGCAATTGCTCCACCAACAACTTCAGGGTGCTCTTGACTAGCGGCAGGCCCTCGCGTCGGTCCATGGAGCCGGAAACATCCACCAAAAACACCAGGTTGGCCGGCGCCAGGTCCGCCACGGCGCGATCGCTCGCCTTGATGCCGATACGCAACAGGCGCGTGTGAGGGTTCCATGGCGACGGGGCTACTTCAGTGGTCACGCCGAAGGGAGATCCGTCGGTGGGCAAGGCATAGTCGTAAGGGAAATAGTTGACCATTTCCTCCAGTCGTACGGCGCCTTCGGGCGGCAGGCTACCTTGATTGAGGAAACGTCGCACATTGGCGTAGCTGCCGGTATCGACATCGACGCTGAAGGTCGAGACCGGCGTTTCGGCAACACTATGAATAGGATTGTCCTGCAGTTTTTCATACTGCTCGCGGGGCTCGGCGCGGTAATCCCCCGCGACAGCATCGGTCCTCACCCTTGGCGAGGGCATCGAAGCCGGAGCGGCCATACGCTTGACCAGAGGCTCGCGCACGTTAGCAACTTCGCTTTGCCGCACCGGGGCGGGGGACGCAGACGGTGGTTCGGCCGGCGTGGCAGCCTCCCGGGACGAAGACAACCCACAACCGGCCAATGCCACCAGCAAGGTCACGGCGAAGCCCTGGGCAGCAGGACGTAGGAATGAAGGAGGACAGGACATGGGTTGAACCTCGTGAATGAATGATCCGTTCACAGGGTCAGACGCGAGGCACTCGTGGTTCGGGTTAACGACCACGATATTCTTTTAATACGCGAGCATGCCTAGCGGGACGGAATGGCCCGCAGGTCGTCGGCGATAAAGCGGCTCAGTTGGCCGGTGTAAAAGCCTTCGACATCCGAGTTACCTCTGTTGGTCAGAGCGCCCACCATGCTTCTCATGTTCTGAAATTGCCCGATCGCGTCATGCTCGCAACCAATTCACCACCAGGACGACTCAGCACCCAAGGCGTCACGTAACTGCGCCGCAGTAATGCGGCGCTGTCCCGGATCAAACGTCAGCGCCAAGCGCAACGCCGCCCAGCAACGCCTGGGCAAATTGCGCGGTGCCTTGAGTTCGCGCTCCATGCGGGCATCTCGAGCTTGGGTTGAAGGTAAACGGCGGAACGGGTGTTTGCCGCTCGCCAGTTCATACAGTAAGCAAGCCACCCCATAGGCATCGGCCCCCTCTGACAACGGTGCGCCGTCAAGCAACTCAGGGGCGGCGTAGCTCGGGGTCCAGGCGTTGAGGCGATCTCGACTCAGGTTTGGCAGGCTCTTCAAAGGCCCTTCTTGCGCCAGGCCCAAGCCGAAATCAAACAAACGCACCCCCTCCTCGCTGAGCATGACGTTGCTTGGCTTCATGTCCCCGTGCAGCACGCCCCGGCTGTGGGCATACGCCAAGGCGTCGAGCAGCGGCGCGGCGATGGCTTGCAATTCATACCAGGGCAAACCCAGCGGCCGCTCGCAAAGCAGTTGGTCCAAGGTCAAGCCACGCATCAGTTCCATGGTGATAAAAGCCCGTCGATGGTCAGCGTCCACTTCGAAGGTGTATGGACGCAACACGTTCGGGTGATGTAATCGCCTACTCAAGGCGAACTCACTGTAGAGCAGCGCGCTCGCGTCAGGTGAGCCATCGAATTGCTCACTGAGCATTTTCAACGCAACGTATGGATCGGGATCACCGTATTGTTCGTGTAGCAGGTCCCGTACGCGGTACACGATCCCCATGCCGCCTGCTCCGAGCAGGCGTTCTAGGCGATAGCGACCTGCGAGTATTTGCGATAGTCGCTGATACGACGCTCGCCCGATGCCATCGAAGCAGACGCATTGGCGAAGGCAGAATTCGTGGCATGGCTACCCGCCCCACCTATTTAGCACCCCTTTTCCATCAAGCTACGCATCCTTGCGCCTTTGCCTACAACTACGCCAGAATCCACCCGCTTGTGCGCCTTGCCCATGGGTTCTATCGTTTCCCTGCCACTGCCCATCAGTGGTCGGGTTTAGTAGCCCTGGTTGGAAATACATAATGGTTGCATGAGTCTCATCAGTCAGGCGTCGCCTGCATTTGATGGTGGCTGTGCGCATGGCGCCTTCGGGCGCGCCGGGCTTTTATGTATTTTCCACCGGTCTACTAACTTGCGCACAGCTGCCACCCCCTTCGTTTAGTAGCGAGATGGTTGCGGCCTACTAGAAGGAAAAATGCATATGTTCAAGATAACGCCGAACCCTCCAGAAACAGACCCAACCTCGACTCATTCCGGTAGCAAAAATAAAAAGCACGACGAAGCCGCCAAACGCGCCTTGGATCACTACCTGCTACCGAAACCGGAAAAGTCCGAAGAAGCATCCAAACCGGGCCAGTTGTTCACCGTGGCAAAAAACGCCGACAACGAATGCCTGCTCGCCAACCTCAGCGAAAACCTGGCATCCGCCGACGCGATGATCAGCAACCTGGCTTTCGACCTCGAAGGCCCCCGCCGCCACATCGCCCTCGGTGTCCAGCAACTGATCGAACTGAGTTCATTGCTTGCGAACCGGGTGCTGGATAACGTCGATCCGCGATAACAACCATCCGATATCAAACCCGACGTCTTGCGTCGGGTTTGAGGTATTTGCATCTGACCGCAGCTTTCCTAGCGAGCCTGTTTCATCTCATCACTGGGCTGCGCTTTCGTTTCGCTGCATCCCTTACAGACGCCTAGCAAACGGCCCAAAAACTAACGACTATCGACTCTTCTGCTATCGGCCAATAGCTGCCTTGCGGGTATTAAGGCTGCAGCTAGTAACCACAGTCGGTGATCGCGGTCAGGTCGTGCAATAGCGTGCTTGGTACGTTGATGGCTAAGCACCTACGTTGTGCCCGCCCGAAGATGGACGCCTAATCCTGTAAGTCCTTGTCAATGCGCGCCGAATAGCCGTCGACCGAATCGGCGCAGACGCGATGGTCCAAAATGCCCCAGTTGCTTTTCAACCTCGGCGGATACGGCATTCTGCTTAAGCGCAAACATCAGGCCAAGGAAACTGGTGAGATGAGCTGACAGCTTTGAGGACGTATCGTGGTTATTTTGCCACCGAATGTTCAAGTTTTTGAGTGTAGATACCAGCGTATTTCCGCAGATGGTCCATCCCGCAGACGGTTGGTGAAGCTCGCGCCAGCGCGAGAAAACCCAGTAAATGTAGATCGACGTCGGCAGATATCCCTCATACCACGCGAGGAATTCATCGAACTGGAGACTCCAGAATCTATCGAAGAATATCTCAGCTTCAACGTTAAGGCGTTCGGAGCTCCATGCACTTGCAAATCCTGAGGCCGATTCTGACTGTGCGATCAGCAGCTCACAGCGCTTCTTCTGAATTTCGTCAAATTGCTTGTGGAAGTGAATGATGAGGTCCGCTTGCTTGTTTTGAATGCTGAAGCGTGCATTCATATAAATAAAAACCAGAGTCAATAAGGATGTGGCGATCGGCATGATCTGCCAAAAACCGATTTCGGGTTGAGTGCTCATCTTTGCTCCCTAACGAACTTGACGTAAACACACGCTGCCTGTGGCGGGATACCCACATCGCTATGAGCATAGACCTGAACCGTCATTTGGTACTTTAAGGAGCTGCCTTAAGGCAACATTCGCGACCGACGGCTTTTGGCCGTTTTCTGCCTTTAGCGACA is drawn from Pseudomonas rhizophila and contains these coding sequences:
- a CDS encoding vWA domain-containing protein encodes the protein MSCPPSFLRPAAQGFAVTLLVALAGCGLSSSREAATPAEPPSASPAPVRQSEVANVREPLVKRMAAPASMPSPRVRTDAVAGDYRAEPREQYEKLQDNPIHSVAETPVSTFSVDVDTGSYANVRRFLNQGSLPPEGAVRLEEMVNYFPYDYALPTDGSPFGVTTEVAPSPWNPHTRLLRIGIKASDRAVADLAPANLVFLVDVSGSMDRREGLPLVKSTLKLLVEQLREQDRVSLVVYAGESRVVLKPTSGRDKVKIRNAIDQLDAGGSTAGASGIELAYQMAQESFIDKGINRILLATDGDFNVGVSDFDSLKQMAVDRRKSGVSLTTLGFGVDNYNEHLMEQLADAGDGNYAYIDNLLEARKVLVDQLSSTLAVVARDVKLQVEFNPAQVSEYRLLGYENRALKREDFNNDKVDAGEIGAGHTVTALYEIVPKGEQGWLEPLRYASTPKLEGKAGELAMLRVRYKPVEGGSSRLIEHPVGSTQKNDKASDDLRFSAAVAAFAQQLKGDGRYTGTMSLKDTAQLARSARGDDPFGLRAEFVQLVELAQSLER
- a CDS encoding DUF6124 family protein translates to MFKITPNPPETDPTSTHSGSKNKKHDEAAKRALDHYLLPKPEKSEEASKPGQLFTVAKNADNECLLANLSENLASADAMISNLAFDLEGPRRHIALGVQQLIELSSLLANRVLDNVDPR